GCCCCGAGCCGACCGCCTCGACGGGGGTGGACGCGTGAGCCCGTCCGATGCGGCGGGGGCGGACGCTCCCGACGCCGCGGAGGCGGCGGCCAGCCGGTCGACGCGGACCGCGACAGGGACCGGGAACACGTTCCTCGGCGACGTGTGTGTCAACGCGAAGCGATGGACGCGGAAGGCGGTCCACAGCCCGACCGCCTTCCTGCTGGAGATCGTCGTCGCGACGCTCTCGCTGGTCCTCTTCACGGCGGTCTTCGGCGACGTGGGCGGTGCGGCGATCGAACGCGCCGGGTTCGCCGAGGTGGACTACGTCACCTACCTCTTCCCGGCGGTGCTCATGCAGGCGACGATGGGGTCGGCGTTCTCCTCGGGGATGGGGCTCGTGAGCGACCTGGAGAGCGGGATGTTCGAGAAGACCGTCGTGACGCCGATGTCGTGGACCGCCGTCTTCGCCGGGAAGGCCGTCGCCGAACTCGCCCGCGTCGTCGTCCAGGTGCTGGTCGTGGTCGGTCTGGCCG
The window above is part of the Halosimplex rubrum genome. Proteins encoded here:
- a CDS encoding ABC transporter permease; protein product: MSPSDAAGADAPDAAEAAASRSTRTATGTGNTFLGDVCVNAKRWTRKAVHSPTAFLLEIVVATLSLVLFTAVFGDVGGAAIERAGFAEVDYVTYLFPAVLMQATMGSAFSSGMGLVSDLESGMFEKTVVTPMSWTAVFAGKAVAELARVVVQVLVVVGLAVVLGARVETGAVGVAGVLAVCLLVALLFMAVSNVVGLLARDDEVVNAASMLFMFPLLFLSPAFVPLSDDIEFVATFNPITYGVDAVRALVLGRDVSTVLSVSRFGGVADTLVPAVVVLSVLNLVAGAVAVGLLARASSAEAA